In Mycobacterium sp. Aquia_216, a genomic segment contains:
- a CDS encoding SDR family oxidoreductase yields MGNTKVIGPTMLAKYFAPLINPGGSFVLFSGVHAFKLNVGYLGVGITNGAVDFLARWLAVELAPTRVNAISPGVIDTGAWDALGDNGKRDYFTHIAAGNPVRRIGTPDDVAAAVLFAMNNTFMTGMTLKVDGGGPLI; encoded by the coding sequence GTGGGTAACACAAAAGTCATCGGGCCCACAATGCTAGCCAAATACTTTGCACCGCTGATCAATCCGGGCGGCTCGTTCGTCTTGTTCTCCGGCGTGCACGCGTTCAAGCTCAACGTCGGGTACCTCGGGGTGGGCATCACCAATGGCGCCGTTGACTTTCTCGCCCGCTGGCTGGCCGTCGAGCTCGCACCGACGAGGGTCAACGCGATTTCGCCCGGAGTCATCGATACCGGAGCGTGGGACGCCCTGGGCGACAACGGGAAGCGCGATTACTTCACGCACATCGCGGCCGGTAACCCGGTGCGCCGAATCGGCACGCCGGACGACGTGGCCGCCGCGGTGTTATTCGCCATGAACAACACTTTCATGACCGGTATGACGCTGAAAGTCGACGGCGGCGGGCCACTGATTTAG
- a CDS encoding alpha/beta fold hydrolase, which yields MPAVHHRYATVDGHRLFFREAGNEGAPALVLLHGFPTSSRMFRHLIPALADRYHVIAPDHLGFGLSDAPSVEGFDYTFDALTDLTTGLLRDLRVDRYAMYVQDYGAPIGWRLALRDPSAITAIISQNGNGYDAGFVTDFWKPVRAYQTQPNAETEAPIRQFLTLDATRWQYLTGVADETLVDPECWHHDYGLLCRPGNDLVQLKLFRDYATNAPMYPQVHEYFRATQVPLLAVWGRGDQIFGPAGAEAFADDLPDARIHLLDGGHFLLESALDEVTQLIRNFLEDGVPA from the coding sequence ATGCCGGCTGTTCACCATCGTTACGCCACCGTCGACGGTCATCGGCTGTTCTTCCGGGAAGCCGGCAACGAGGGGGCGCCGGCGCTGGTCCTGTTACACGGATTTCCGACCAGCTCTCGCATGTTCCGGCACCTGATCCCGGCGCTCGCCGACCGCTACCACGTGATCGCCCCCGATCACCTGGGGTTCGGGCTTTCCGACGCACCCAGCGTCGAGGGGTTCGACTACACCTTCGACGCGCTGACGGACCTGACCACGGGCCTGCTGCGGGACCTCCGAGTCGATCGGTACGCAATGTATGTGCAGGACTACGGCGCCCCCATCGGCTGGCGTTTGGCACTACGCGACCCGTCCGCGATTACGGCGATCATCAGCCAGAATGGCAACGGCTACGACGCCGGCTTCGTGACGGACTTTTGGAAGCCCGTGCGGGCCTACCAAACTCAGCCGAACGCCGAGACCGAGGCGCCGATACGCCAATTCCTCACCCTGGACGCGACCCGGTGGCAGTATCTCACCGGCGTGGCCGACGAAACCTTGGTCGACCCCGAGTGCTGGCATCACGACTACGGATTGCTCTGCCGGCCCGGTAACGACCTCGTGCAGCTGAAGCTGTTCCGGGACTACGCCACCAACGCGCCGATGTACCCGCAAGTGCACGAGTATTTTCGCGCCACCCAGGTTCCCCTGCTCGCGGTGTGGGGCCGCGGTGACCAGATCTTCGGCCCCGCCGGCGCCGAAGCCTTCGCCGACGATCTGCCCGACGCGCGGATTCATCTGCTCGACGGCGGCCATTTCCTGTTGGAGTCCGCCCTCGACGAAGTCACCCAACTGATCCGCAACTTCCTCGAGGATGGCGTGCCCGCCTGA
- a CDS encoding TetR/AcrR family transcriptional regulator gives MAHPDVQDEQRLTAKGRATRDRIVQAAAQLIITEGLSASNMENVRKAASVSGSQLAHYFVDKSALIRAVIRRQIGVVLDFHRQPTLRDLDSFEDFERWIDLNMRYLRRIGTSGGTPTYHALTAQLAKSDSATRDTLADGYWQWVQLIEAAIQRMKDTGVLMASADPRRLALAIISAHQGGATLAFTYRAEWPHADATRFAVNYLRMFAADPDERSPRPARRPRVRRTKPRAAT, from the coding sequence ATGGCCCATCCCGATGTTCAGGACGAACAACGGTTGACCGCCAAGGGGCGTGCCACCCGCGACAGGATTGTGCAGGCTGCCGCCCAGCTGATCATCACTGAAGGTCTCTCGGCCTCGAACATGGAGAACGTGCGCAAGGCCGCATCGGTCAGCGGCTCTCAGCTCGCACACTATTTCGTCGACAAGAGCGCCCTGATTCGCGCGGTGATCAGGCGCCAGATCGGTGTGGTTCTGGACTTCCACCGGCAGCCCACGCTGCGGGACCTGGACTCGTTCGAAGACTTCGAGCGGTGGATCGATCTCAATATGCGCTACCTCCGACGCATCGGAACCTCCGGGGGCACACCGACCTACCACGCGCTGACCGCGCAGCTGGCGAAGTCCGACTCCGCAACCCGCGACACCCTGGCGGACGGCTACTGGCAGTGGGTGCAGTTGATCGAGGCGGCGATTCAGCGGATGAAGGACACGGGAGTCCTGATGGCGAGCGCCGATCCCCGACGACTGGCGCTGGCTATCATCAGCGCTCACCAAGGCGGAGCCACTCTCGCCTTTACCTATCGGGCGGAATGGCCGCACGCCGACGCTACCCGGTTCGCGGTCAACTACCTGCGAATGTTCGCTGCCGATCCCGATGAACGTTCCCCGCGGCCCGCACGGCGTCCCCGCGTCCGACGCACGAAGCCAAGGGCGGCAACGTGA
- a CDS encoding TetR/AcrR family transcriptional regulator, producing MTEEGKPRFTRKGQATRARIIDVAARLMFERGVANTSIDEVRSNAGVGGSQISHYFRDKRDLTREVIAARRDDVIEFHTQPRLGALDSVAALRAWADACVADIDTVYRLGGCVYGSLAGELIEADDEVRDDLAQGYDQWLELFHTGLEAMRRRGDLRADADPRHLAASLVIAHQGGAMITHATGDAEPLRVAVNAAVDYVRSFATAPEPGKRHSRPSRQRRQS from the coding sequence GTGACCGAAGAAGGCAAGCCACGGTTCACCCGCAAGGGGCAGGCGACGCGGGCCCGCATCATCGATGTCGCCGCCCGGCTGATGTTCGAGCGCGGGGTGGCCAACACCAGTATCGACGAGGTGCGGAGCAACGCCGGAGTGGGCGGATCGCAGATCTCGCACTACTTCCGCGACAAACGCGACCTGACTCGCGAGGTCATCGCCGCGCGCCGCGATGACGTCATCGAGTTCCACACCCAACCACGGCTCGGCGCGCTCGACAGCGTCGCGGCGCTGCGAGCCTGGGCCGACGCCTGCGTCGCCGACATCGATACCGTGTATCGGCTCGGCGGATGCGTCTACGGCTCGCTGGCCGGTGAACTGATCGAGGCCGACGACGAAGTCCGCGACGACCTCGCGCAGGGCTACGACCAATGGCTCGAGCTTTTTCACACCGGCCTTGAGGCGATGCGCCGGCGCGGCGATCTGCGCGCCGATGCAGACCCGCGGCACCTGGCCGCGTCGCTGGTCATCGCGCACCAGGGCGGTGCGATGATCACGCACGCCACCGGCGACGCCGAGCCGTTGCGGGTCGCCGTCAATGCCGCCGTCGACTATGTGCGCTCCTTCGCGACCGCCCCCGAACCCGGCAAGCGGCATTCCAGACCGTCTCGGCAACGACGTCAATCCTGA